A genomic segment from Flavobacterium sp. 9R encodes:
- a CDS encoding YebC/PmpR family DNA-binding transcriptional regulator, with product MGRAFEFRKGRKMKRWSAMAKAFTRIGKDIVMAVKEGGPNPDANSRLRAVIQNAKAANMPKDNVERAIKKATDKDTANYKEVLFEGYAPHGIALLIETATDNNNRTVANVRSYFNKCNGALGTQGSVEFMFDHTCNFRIPKEGIDAEELELELIDFGAEEVFEDEDGILIYAPFGSFGTIQKELENRNLDILSSGFERIPQITKKLTEAEMADVEKLIEKLEEDDDVMNVYHTMEE from the coding sequence ATGGGAAGAGCTTTTGAATTCCGAAAAGGTAGAAAAATGAAACGTTGGTCTGCAATGGCCAAAGCCTTTACTAGAATTGGTAAAGATATCGTAATGGCAGTAAAAGAAGGTGGTCCAAACCCTGATGCCAATTCGAGATTAAGAGCCGTAATACAAAATGCTAAGGCAGCTAATATGCCCAAAGACAATGTAGAACGTGCGATAAAAAAAGCAACTGATAAAGACACTGCTAACTATAAAGAAGTGCTTTTTGAAGGTTATGCACCTCACGGCATTGCTCTTCTAATAGAAACGGCTACTGACAATAATAACAGAACTGTTGCTAACGTTAGAAGCTACTTCAACAAATGCAATGGTGCACTTGGTACACAAGGTTCGGTTGAATTCATGTTTGACCACACTTGCAACTTTAGAATTCCAAAAGAAGGAATTGATGCCGAAGAATTAGAATTAGAATTAATTGATTTTGGTGCAGAAGAAGTTTTTGAAGACGAAGACGGAATATTGATTTACGCTCCTTTTGGTAGCTTTGGAACTATTCAGAAAGAATTAGAAAACAGAAACTTAGATATTTTATCATCTGGTTTTGAGAGAATCCCTCAAATCACCAAAAAACTTACTGAAGCTGAAATGGCTGATGTAGAAAAATTGATTGAAAAACTAGAAGAAGATGATGACGTGATGAACGTTTACCATACTATGGAAGAATAG
- a CDS encoding S41 family peptidase translates to MKKILLVALLVGGHLMAQNNASPCKILSKINALIQQEHVHPKPVDDSLSVFIFDNLINDLDSGRNLFYKSEYDSLSKNYRLQIDNLVQKEDCQFIATFEDIYQKALLRNKLLLEKLNKDSLNFNTADTIRMYKKAFPVYMTEKEFEKIWRKKIRFDVLNEVAASSKNLDSIRINLKSLTNYYKEIAIQNELCKISAQLKKKSTISEKVYGFFCTYFDPHTNYFSVNSKSNFVSSLSKEKLSLGFLVSLNEKNQIIIDDIDPNGPAFKNGKLKKGDQIISIANEQETLKVTCASLEEIGDLIVSDANKIITLTIKRKGEKNFSVTLEKEVLKDEQNSVYSYLVEDKNKIGYIKIPSFYSNFESNDKSGCAEDVGTEIVKLQNDDIDGLVIDLMDNGGGSMEEAIKLAGLFVHHGPISIVVDKSQKQQIIQDPYRGYLYKGPVIILVNGNTASASEFFATILQDYNRAMVIGSSTLGKATMQTILPTDSNEENFVKVTINKFYRITGKSHQSIGVLPDVQVPVLYESIIQKERDYPTAFKNDVLPTSIPFTPYVKNKLIHHLTKNSQKRVTASSYFNNVVSMNKRIDELIKNPKTIIPMQIETVFEEQKLVTTLWESINSFKDESISLNVKNSSFNESLLKVYPSERAFKETQILALKNNHYLNEAIQIINDYFVLK, encoded by the coding sequence ATGAAAAAAATTTTACTGGTAGCCTTACTTGTTGGTGGTCACTTAATGGCTCAAAATAACGCCTCACCATGTAAAATTCTTTCCAAAATAAATGCTTTAATTCAACAAGAGCATGTACATCCAAAACCGGTAGACGACAGTCTATCGGTTTTTATTTTTGACAATCTAATTAACGATTTAGATTCCGGAAGAAATCTATTTTATAAGTCGGAGTACGATAGTTTATCAAAAAATTACCGTTTACAAATTGATAATTTAGTACAAAAAGAGGATTGTCAGTTCATTGCTACCTTTGAAGACATTTATCAAAAAGCGCTTCTTCGCAACAAATTGCTATTAGAAAAACTCAACAAAGATTCTCTAAATTTCAATACTGCGGACACCATCAGGATGTACAAAAAAGCCTTTCCTGTTTATATGACTGAAAAGGAGTTTGAAAAAATTTGGAGAAAAAAAATTCGCTTTGATGTCCTGAATGAAGTTGCTGCAAGCAGTAAAAATCTTGATTCTATTCGAATAAATTTAAAATCACTGACCAATTACTATAAAGAAATTGCTATTCAAAATGAACTATGTAAGATTAGCGCGCAACTAAAGAAAAAAAGCACTATTTCTGAAAAAGTATATGGTTTCTTTTGCACGTATTTTGACCCACATACCAATTATTTTAGTGTCAATAGCAAATCGAATTTCGTTTCTTCTTTATCAAAAGAAAAGCTTTCTTTGGGTTTTTTAGTGTCTTTGAATGAAAAAAATCAAATCATAATTGATGATATAGACCCCAATGGGCCAGCTTTTAAAAATGGAAAACTAAAAAAAGGCGACCAAATCATTTCCATTGCCAATGAACAGGAAACGCTAAAAGTCACTTGTGCCTCTTTAGAAGAAATAGGAGATTTAATTGTGTCTGATGCTAACAAAATCATCACCCTCACCATCAAAAGAAAGGGTGAAAAAAACTTTAGTGTCACCCTTGAAAAAGAAGTTTTAAAAGACGAACAGAATAGTGTCTATAGTTACCTTGTTGAAGACAAAAATAAAATTGGCTATATCAAAATTCCAAGTTTCTACTCCAATTTTGAAAGTAATGACAAAAGTGGTTGTGCTGAAGACGTAGGTACCGAAATTGTAAAACTACAAAACGATGACATAGATGGATTGGTCATTGATTTGATGGATAACGGCGGAGGCTCTATGGAAGAAGCCATCAAATTAGCTGGTTTATTTGTTCACCACGGTCCTATTTCTATAGTAGTAGACAAAAGTCAAAAACAACAAATCATTCAAGACCCTTATCGAGGCTACTTATACAAGGGTCCCGTGATTATTTTAGTCAATGGTAATACAGCCTCAGCCAGTGAATTTTTTGCCACTATACTGCAAGATTACAACAGAGCTATGGTTATTGGAAGCAGTACCTTAGGAAAAGCAACAATGCAAACCATACTCCCAACAGATAGCAATGAAGAGAATTTTGTAAAAGTAACGATTAACAAATTTTACCGCATTACTGGCAAAAGTCATCAAAGTATTGGTGTACTTCCTGATGTTCAAGTACCCGTACTTTATGAATCCATAATTCAAAAAGAAAGAGATTATCCCACAGCATTTAAAAATGATGTTTTACCAACCTCAATTCCATTTACTCCCTATGTAAAGAATAAATTGATTCATCATTTGACAAAAAACAGTCAAAAACGAGTAACGGCAAGTTCCTATTTTAACAATGTCGTTAGTATGAATAAAAGAATAGATGAATTGATTAAAAATCCGAAAACTATAATTCCAATGCAAATTGAAACTGTCTTTGAGGAACAAAAATTGGTCACTACATTATGGGAAAGCATCAATTCTTTCAAAGATGAAAGTATTAGTTTGAATGTAAAAAACTCTTCGTTTAACGAATCGCTATTAAAAGTATATCCTTCTGAAAGAGCGTTCAAAGAGACACAAATCTTGGCTTTGAAAAACAATCACTACTTAAACGAAGCCATACAAATCATCAATGATTATTTTGTGCTAAAATAA